The Microbispora sp. ZYX-F-249 sequence CTCCCCCTGGCCGGGCGGCTCACCGAGCCCGTCGCCGAGCACGTCTCCGAGCACGTCGCCGAGCACGTCGCCGAGCGTCTCGCCCAGCCTCTCGCCCGCGACGTCGCCCAGCCCTCCGCCGGCGGTCCCGCCGAGCCCGTCACCCACCGGGGGTTGATCCGTCCCGGACCTCGGGGTTCGCGGCGATGATCTCCTCGGCGACCGCGCGCAGGCGGGGCAGGTACGCGATCACCTCGCGCGCCCGGCGCGGCAGGTCGTCCGGCGATCCGATGCCGAGGTCGGCGGCGAGGTCCGCGAATCCGGCGCGGTGGCCCTGCTCCCCCGGCGCGTCCGCCGCGAGGATCTTCAGGCACCGGGCGTACGTCGCGGCGATCCAGAAGACGGCCTCGCGGTGCAGTCCCCGGGCGACGAGGTCGAGGCCGCCGTCGACGGCCACCGGCCGGGCCGCCGTGGTGATGTCGGAGGAGAACGGGAACGGCGTGCGGGCCGCGGCCGCCGCCGCGTCGAACGCCCTCGTCATCGTGGCGAGGTGGGCCCCGACCCGCTCGCGGGGCAGATGCGCGCAGCCGAGCAGGCCGAGCAGCTCCTCGTAGACGTCCATCCGGCCGTGGCTCCGCAACAGTTCGCGGACCGCCGGGTAGCGCAGCCGTACGGTGGGGTTGCGCAGCCCCGCGGTGAGCAGCACGTGGGTCGTGATGCCGGCCGGGAACAGCCAGGCCGTGACCTGGTCGTGGAACGGCGCGTGTGCGTCGAGCGCCGCGAGCCCGCCGGTGATGCGGCTCTCGGCGTCCGCGCAGCGCAGGCGGACCCAGCGCCGCTCGGCGAAGCCCGCCGCGACGGCGGCCCGCAGCCGGGCCAGGCGCCCGGTGGGGTCGGCGATCACGGTGTCGGTGCGGAAGGAGCCGGCCAGATGGCAGGAGGCCAGCACCTCCCGCGCCGAGGCGAGCCGGTCCCAGGACAGGTAGGTGACCTCGACGAGCACGCCGTCCCATGGGATCTTGCCGAGCTTGGGCGGCGCGACGGGGTCGGTGACCACGACCGCCACGTCGACGTCCGAGGTGGGCGGCAGCACCGCGCCGGGGTCCGCCCAGGCCGCGGAGCCGGTCAGGAAGGCCCCGGCGAAGTTCGGGGCGGCGGCCGCCTCCCGGGCGACCCACCGGGCCGCCGCCGCTCGCGCGTCTCCGACCCGCACCACCCGTGCCGTCATCCCAGGTTCCCCTTCCTATGAACGCGGTGGCCGCCGCCCCTTCGGCGGATCGCTTCAGGAGACCACGAAATCCGCCGCCCCGCCGGACATCCCGGCGGCCTGTCCGGGCGGACCGGCGAGGTGGCGCCGTACCGGCGGCGCTCCGTCCACCGGCGCTCCGTCCACCGGCGCTCCGTGCGCCGGCAGGGGGAGCGTGACCTCGACCGTGGTGCCCGCCCCCGGCTCGCCGGTGATGACGCAGATTCCGCCCAGCTCCGCTGTGCGCTCGCGCATGGAGGTCAGGCCGAGGCCCGTGCGGCGTTCCGGCGGCAGGCCCACGCCGTCGTCGGTCACCAGCAGGCGCAGCGCCGCGGGTTCGCGGCGCAGCTCGACCCGGACCCGGGTGGCACGCGCGTGGCGCCGGGCGTTGGTCAGCGCCTCCTGCGCGATGCGGTAGACGGCCACCTCGACGGCGGCGGGCAGGTCGGCCAGGTCGCCCTCGTCGTGCACCGCGGTGGCGGGGCCTTCGGGATCGTCCGGCCCGGTCAGCGCCCGCAGGGCGGCGGCCAGGCCCAGGTCGTCCAGGGCGGGCGGGCGCAGGCCGTACACGAGCTGCCGGACGTCGTGCGTGACCGTGTCCATGCCGGAGCGCAACTCGCGCAGCAGCCTGTCGGCCGTCTCCGGGGAACTCCTCAGGCTGGCGCGGGCCATGGTGACGGCCGCGGCCATCTCGCCGAGCGTCCGGCCCAGGCCGTCGTGCAGGTCGCGGCGCAGCCGCCGCCGTTCCTCCTCCCGGGCGGCCAGGATGCGCTCCCGGGAGCGCTGCAGGTCGGCCGCCAGGCGCACCGCGTGCGCCACGTCGGCCGCGTACGGGACCAGTGTGGCCAGCACCCGCTCGTCGTGCGCGGCGGGGAACCGGCGCGGGGCGGGCGGGCCGACCAGCAGCCGCCCCACCCGCTCGCCGTGCCAGACCAGCGGCACCTCGCGCGGAGAGTCGCCGACCTGCCCGCTGACCGCGCCGGCCACCCCGGCCCGGAGCCCCGGCTCACCGCCGGTCACCTCGACCGCGACGCCCTGCACCGCCAGGCCCTCCCGCAGCACGCCGATCACCGGCTCCAGCGCCTGCGCCGGATCGCCCCGGCGCACCTCCTGGACCAGCCGCTCGGCCAGCACGCGCGGGTCGCCCACCGGGCCGTACAGCAGGCGGTCGACGGCGCGTTGCAGCATCCGGCGCAGCGGCTGGAAGAACGCGCCCGTGAGCAGGGCGGCGGCGAGCCCGGCCACCTGGTCGTACCCGGACACGACCAGGCTCGACAGCGCGGCCACGCCGAAGTAGACCCCGCCGACCACGACCAGCAGCCCCGCGGCGACGAAGGTCCGGCTGACGACCGTGTCGATGCCGTACAACCGGTGGCGCGTCACCGAGAACACGATCGCGACCGGGACGAGCGCCGCCCAGACGATCGACAGCCAGACCAGCCCGGGCGCGGCCAGGCCCAGGAGCGAGAACACGACGTACCCGGCGAACGCGAACAGCGGCCAGCCGATCTGCCGCCTGCCCGCCGGGTCCGCCCGGCGGAAGCGCAGCAGCAGTGACAGCGCCGCCAGAGCCAGCGACACGCCGATCGCCGTCCAGGCCAGCGTCCCGATCACCGGCATGTACGGCGCCAGGGCCGGGATCTGCAGCGGATTGTGGACGACCGCGGGGAGCGGATAGCCCTCGAGAGGCGGGTCGGGCCGCACGAACTGGCGCGCCGTCTCGGTCCCGACGGACGCCACACCGAGCAGCACCACCGCCCGCCAGCGCGGCGAGGGCAGCCTGCCGTCCGGGGAGTACAGCGGCAGCAGCGTCTCCAGCGTGATCCCGCTCACCGCCCAGCCGGCCTGCGCCGGAAATCTCAGGAACTCCGCGAGCGCGAGGTCCCCGCGCGCCATCGACGCCAGCATCGCGATGTGGCAGAAGTCGTGGACGGCGGCGGCGAGCCCGCCCGCGCACATCAGCCACGCCAGCGTGAGCCGGGGCCGGTACGCGATGAGGAACGCGCCGACCACAGGGAAGGTCACCCCGGCCGGCATCAGCGGTGAGACCGTCCCCGGCACCCGCCACTGCGCCGGGAGCCCCGCGAGGATCAGCAGCGCCGCGGCCACGAGCACCGCGGACACCACACCCATGACGACAGCGCCCGCGCGGGCCGCCCACGCCATCCCGCCCCCGCTTTCCGGCTCTCCGTTCCTGCCTGACCCCAGGGTGCCCGCGAATCGGAGCATGAGCCGCGTTTCCGTGCGATTGTGGCAGGGCCGTTACCGATCGAGGAGGGCGCGCACCATCGCCGGGCGGCGTGCGGGCCGCCCGGCGGGGAGTGGAGACGGTCAGCTGTCGAGCAGGTCGCGGACGCCGGACATCGCCTGGATGTTGCTCAGGATCGACAGGTGGTCGACGCACGCGAGGGTGTGGTTGTCCGCCCCGGACAGCCGGGTGCTGGTGTAGGGGATGATGATGCCGTCGCAGGGCGACACCCAGGTGCCGTACCTCGCCGACCCCGGCGTCTCGTCGCCGACGAGCGAGGTGATGTACGCCGAGCCCGGCAGCATCTCGATGCACGAGACGTAGATGGTGCAGGCACCGGCGTAGGTCGTGCCGTGGTTGGCCCCCGCCAGTGAGGCGACGTGGCCGACGTTCGCGGCCCCGCCGAGCTTCTGCAGGTACCACCGGGTCACCAGGCCGCCCATCGAGTGGTTGACGATGTCCACCTTGGACGCGCCCGTACGGGCCTTGACGTCGTCGACGAAGGCGGCCAGGCCCTGGGCGCTGACCACGTTCGACCCGGCCCAGTTGTAGTTGTAACCGAACAGCCTGCTGCCCGACCACCCGTTGGCCACCAGGTACGCCTGCAGGGCGGCGAAGTTGGTGCTGTTGCCCGTGTAGCCGTGGACGAAGACGACGGGGTTGTGGGTGGCGGCCTGGGCGGGGACGGCGGGAGCGAGGAAGCCGAGCAGGGCCAGGAGGCCGAGGAGGGGGCCGACGATCCGACGCATGAGATCTCCTTGCCGTGGGGGATGACAGGAGTCTCGCGATCGGTCCGGGTCACGGCATCGGGGAAATCACCAGTCGCCGTCCCCCGTCCCGCCGGTAGGGGCGGGTCAGCCGGGGATCTTGAGCACGACGAGGGCGATGTCGTCGCGGGTCAGCCCGGACTGGAAGGCCACGGCGTCGTCCACGATCGCGTCGGCGATCCCGTCCGCCTCCATGGCGCGGGAGTCGCGCAGCAGGCGGCGCAGCCGCTCCTCGCCGTACAGCTCCCCGTCCCTGCGCGCCTCGACGACGCCGTCGGTGTGGAAGAGGACCGCGTCGCCGGGTGCGAGATCGACGTCGACGTCGGTCAGCCTGACGCTGGGCAGCAGGCCGAGGACGTTGCCCGGCCGCCCGATCTCGCCGACCGCGTCGCCCCGGGCCCGCAGCGGAGGCGGGTGACCGGCCAGGGAGAGCGTGAGCCGGAAGTGCGGGCCCGCGGGTGCGAGCTGGCCGTACACCGCCGTCACGAACCGGCCCGCCCGCTCGCGCAGCAGGGTCCGGTTGAGCGCGGACAGGACCGCCGAGGGGCTGGGCTCCCGGATCGGCGCGGCCCGCAGCGTGTAGCGGGCCAGGCTGGTGACGACGGCGGCCTCCACCCCCTTGCCGCACACGTCGCCGAGGGCGAGAGCCCAGCCGCCGGCGGTCTCGTACATGTCGTAGAAGTCGCCGCCCACCAGGTCGCCGTTTCCGGCCGGCCGGAACGCCCCGGCGACCTGGAGCCCCGGGATCTCCGGCAGTACCGGCGGGATGAAGCTGCGCTGCAGGGTGCGGGCCAGCTCGCGCGCCTCCGCCTCCGACCGCTCGGCCCGCTGGCGGGCGCGCAGCAGCTCGCGCTCGTACTCCCGGCGGTCGGTGGCGGCGAAGACGCAGAAGCGGATGACCCTCGGGTCGTCCCGCATCACCGCGTTGAGCAGCACCGGAAGCCGGGTGCCGTCGGCGCGGCGCACGTCGACCGCGATCTCGCGGACGACCGACTGCATCGCGAGCAGCGGGGCGAAGTGGGTCTCGTAGAAGATGCGGTCGCCGACGGCCAGCAGGTTCTGGATCCGCATGCCGCCGGTGAGCTCGCCGGCGTCGTACCCGGTGAGCTCGAGCAGCGTCCGGTTGACCCGGATGATCGTCCCGTCGGGCCGTGTGGACAGGTGACCGCAGGGCGCGTGCTCGTAGAGATCCTCGAAGTCCTCCTCGGCGAGGCTCACCTACAGGAACGCCTTGATCGCGGAGATGGTCTCCTCGGGCGCGCTCAGGTTGGGGCAGTGCCCGGTCGCCCGCATCAGCACCAGCTCGCTGCCGGGGATGTTCTCGTGGACGTACTTGCCCACCTCCACGGGGGCGATCACGTCGTCGGAGCACTGCAGGATCAGGCTGCGCACCGGCACCCGGGACAGGTCGGCCCGGTTGTCCGACATGAACGTGACGGTGGCGAACCGCTTGGCGATGTCCGGGTCGGTGCGGCAGAAGCTGTTGGTCAGCTCGGCCCCCAGCTCGGGGCGGTCCGGGTTGCCCATGATGACCGGCGCCATGGCGCTGGACCAGCCGAGGTAGTTGCTGTCGAGCGACTCCAGCAGTTCCTCGATGTCGGCCGCGCTGAAACCGCCGACGTAGCTCTCGTCGTCGATGTAGCGGGGCGAGGGCCCGACCATCACCAGCGCACGGAACCGCGCCGGCTCCCTGATGGCCGCCAGCGCCCCGATCATCGCGCTCACCGAGTGGCCGACGAAGACGGCGCCGGTCAGGTCGAGCTCGGCGCAGATGTCCAGCACGTCCTGCGCGTAGCCCTGCAGGGAGGAGTAACGCTCCGGGGAGTAGGCCGACAGGTCGGAGTCGCCGGCCCCCACGTAGTCGAACAGGACGATCCGGTACTCGTCCTCGAAGGCGGGAGCGACCAGGCGCCACATGTTCTGGTCACACCCGAAGCCATGGGCGAAGACCATCGGGCGGCCGTCCGGCCGGCCGGTGATTCGCACGTTGTTACGCACCATCACACTCATGACGCGCAAGCGTACAAACCCATTCACTCTGGGTGTAATTCGGGGCGGAAATCCGGACGGCCGTGTACGCCGTCCCGTCGGGGGTAGGCGGCGGGAGCCCCCCACTCCCCGCCCCTGCGCGCGACCGTCCCCCGGCCGCGTGTACGGCACACGAAGAAAGGAGAAGGCATGACGACCGCTCGCGACATCATGACCCCCCGGGCCGAGTGTGTGAACGCGGACGAGACCGTCCTCGACGCCGCGCAGAAGATGGCGCGCCTCGGCGTGGGCTCGCTGCCGATCTGCGGCACCGACGACCGGCTCAAGGGGGTGCTGACCGACCGCGACATCGTCGTGAAGGTGCTGGCCCAGGGCAAGGACCCCAAGTCGTGCCAGGCCGGCGAGCTCGCCCAGGGCGAGGCCGTGACGATCGGCGCGGACGACGACGCGGCCGAGATCCTGAGCACGATGGCCTCGCACAAGGTCCGGCGTCTGCCGGTGATCGACGGCCACAAGCTGGTGGGGATCGTCGCGCTGGCCGACGTGGCCCGCGCCCTGCCCGACCGCCCGGTGGGCGACCTCGTGGACGCCATCAGCACCGACTGACGCGCGCCGCACGTTCTCCGAGCCCCGGCCCCCGTGGCCGGGGCTCCGTGCGTGCGGGGCCGTACCACTCCCGGGCCGGCGCGCCCCTCATCCCGCGTCGCCGTGTCCGCCCACCTGGCCGAGGGCCCTGCTGCGGGCCAGCTCCGAGAGCTGCACCGTGTCGACGCCGTCGCAGACCAGCTCGGTCGAGGCGATCACCGCGCGCACCGCGGCGGAGTCGTCCCCCGGCACGGCCACGGTCGCGGTCTGCAGGTACGTCCAGTCACGCAGCGCCCGCAGCGACGCGGCGGGCAGCCGCGCCGAGTACTCGATCACCAGGGCGTCGTCCTTGACGAGCAGGTGGTCGAGGCTCGCCCTGGTGGGGATGTCCTGGTCGGACGGGCTGTAGAAGGACTGGGCCGGGTGCGTCCAGGAGGTCGCCTCGCCGGGCGGCGTGCGCGGCCGCATGTCGCACGTCACCGGCGACGCCGCGCCGTTCGCTTCGGAGGACCCGGCGGAGGAGACGGGAGAACCGGCGGAGGACGCGGGAGAACCGGCGGAGGACGCGGGAGAACCGGCGGAGGACGCGGGAGAGCCGGCCCCGCCGCACCCGGCGCAGAACGCGAGCGCCGCCACGGCGAGTGCGACCCGGGTGAGTGCCTGGCCCATCCATCCACTCCTTGTCTCGTCGGGAGGGCTCCGGTGGCCCGGGCGCGATGCGCGCCCGGGCCCCGGAGCGGGGATCAGCGCCCGCTGACCTTGAGGGACGCCGAACGGGAGACGACCTCGCCGGTCGGGTCGGTCACGCGGACCCGGTACTCGGAGCCGGACAGCTCCGGGGTCGCCGTGACGACGATCGCGAAGGACGTCTCGCCGGCCATGTCGGCCCACTCCGACGAGCGCGGCGACTTCACCTGCCACTGGTAGGCGACGTTGCGGCCCTCGGCGGGCGCGGCGAAGACCGCGTCCTCACCGTTGCCCACGGCCGTCGTCTTGGGCTGGGACACGAACCCCAGGCGGACGCTCTTGTCGTCGAGCGTCTTCATCCACTCGACGAGCTCGTGGGCCCGGTCCCGGAGCGTGCTCTGGGCACGCCCGCCCACGTGGCCGGAGTCGACCGTCTGGCGGAAGGCCTTCGCCTGCGCGAGCGCGCCGGCGTAGTCCTTCACCAGGTAGGCGTCGTACGACGCGGTGAGCGCCTGGCCGAGCCGGGCGGCCAGGTCGGCGCCGACGGACCCGTCCGCCACACCTGCCGCGACGAGCTTGCGCAGTTCCTCGTGGCTGACGCAGTTCGCCTCGGTCTGACCGGCGGCCCACTTGACGCCCTCGAGCATGTTCTTCTGGAACATCGGGTCGAGCGTGTTCGCCCAGTTGTGCAGCAGCGCCTGGGTGAACGAGCGCCCGCCGTCGTAGTTCTGGCACCACGAGATCGGGTGGTCGGCGCCCTCGACCCGGCCCGCGCTGGCGCCGATGCCGCCCACGTACGTGGCCTCGTTGAGCGTCTGCAGGACGTGGACCTTCTCGCGCGGCAGGAAGGCCCAGTTGTAGAGCTCGTCCACGATCTTCAGCTTCTCGGGGAACTGGCGCGTGGCCGGGTTGGTGCCGTCCTCGGTCACCAGTTCGCCGATGTTGCAGGCACCGCAGGTGTTCTGGATGCCGCCGCCGTTGGAGCCGTGGTTGTCGAACTCGCCGCCGGCCAGGCCCTTGTACCAGTCCCACTGGTGCATGGAGTCGGTGGCGCCGTGCAGGGCGACGAAGCCGCCCCCGTTGATGCTCTCGAAGGGGTTCGGCACCGAGACGCCGGGGCTGAGGTAGTCGTACACGTCGACGTCGAAGTTGTTGGCCCGGACCAGGTCCTGCAGCACGGCCATGGTGAGCGGGATGTGCTCGTGCCGGAAGGCGCCCGGCTTGTTGCCGAAGGCGAGCACCCTGAACTTCGGCTTCTCGTTGCGCACGGACTCGGTCGGGAGCCGGAACGGGGCACGTTCCATGCCACGCGCCGCGCTCACGGTGACGCCCGTGGCCACGTCGGGGTGCTGGACCCCCTGCAGCTCCTCGACCAGGTAGGCGGCGTCCTTCACAAGGGAGTCGCGCATGTGGCCCTCGGGCACGACCTGGCCGGCCAGCGCGCCGAAGCGCGTCAGCGCGGCCACGGCGGCGTCGCCGCCGGCGTCGGCCTGGGTGAGCAGCGCCAGGAGGCGGTCCCCGTTGGAGGCCGAGACCTTGCCGGCGGCGACGTAGCGCTGGACGAGGGCGCGGACGTCCGCGACCGAGGTGGTGATCTGGAAGGTCAGGGTGTACGTGGCACCGTTGCCCGCGGAGTCGCCGAGCGTGACCGCCCACGTGTGCGCGCCGACGGACAGGGTGGCCGGGTCGAGCGGCAGCGGGTAGGTCCACTTGCCGTCGATCCACATGTCCCGGACCGCGGCGCCGCCCGATCCGGGGGTGGGGTCGGTCCGCGTCGGCGTGATGGAGGAGGCCGCCGCGCTGTGCGGCACCTTGCCGCCCGAGACGCCCGGCCAGGCGGCGACCGGCGGCCTGGTGTCGATGCGCACGCTGATCGTCCTGGCGGCCGAGGCGTTGCCGGCGGCGTCGACCGCGACGTAGCGGACGGTGCTGTTGCGGTCGCCCGTGACGACGTAGGTGGCCGTGCCGCGGGTGCCGTTCCGCACCGCCGGCACCTCGACGGCGGCATCCGTGCCCACCGTCACACGGAACGAGGCGACGGCCTCGTCGTCCGTGGCGGACAGGTTCAGCGTCACCTCGCCGTTGGTGAACCAGCCGTTGGTCCCGGTCGTGGTCGACGGGGTGTACGCGGTGTTCGTCGCACCGTTGTAGTTCGGCCCGGCGACCGGCGACAGCGTGGCGACGTCGAGAACGGGCGCCGCGCCGGTCTCGGCGGCGGCCAGGCCCGTAACTAAAGTGAAATCATTCGTCACCTTCCTGTCAGCCCTTTTCTTGCATAGAGCAAAAGCTCACCTCCCCGCGCGGGTGGGGGGTGGTCAGGCCCGCAGGTAGTGCAGGCCGGGGGGAGCACCCGGCGGTGGTCGTCGCCGGCCGGAGCCGGTCGCTCGGGCAGGTCGGCTGCGAACCGGGCGGCGGGCTTGCGGGTTGGTGCCGGCCTTCAGCCGAGTTGTTCGGCCAGTCCGACGACGATGCCTTCGGGACCACGGACATAGCAGAGCCGATAGATGTCCTCGTACCGCGCCAGCTCGCCGACGAGTTCGGCGCCGTGCGCACGCAGGCGGGCGACGACCTCCTCGATGTCGTCGACGGCGAACATGATGCGGCGAATGCCCAGCGTGTTCGCAGGCGCGTCCTTCGGCTTCGCGCTGATCGCCTTCGGCGTGTGGAACATCGCCAGCTCGACCCGGCCGTGGCCGTCCGGGGTCCGTAGCATCGCGACGTCCTGCCGGACGCCGTCGATCCCGATGACGCGTTCCACCCAATATCCCTCGATCGGCATCCTGCTCTCCAGCTCCATGCCGAGTTCGACGAAGAACGAAATGACGGCATCGAGATCCTCGACGACGATGAGGACGTTGTCCATCCGCCGGATGGTCATGCCTGGTCTCCCTTGTCCGTGTCGTACGGCCGCCGTGGCCGCATCCACTCCTTGGACGGAACCGCCGGGCCGTTCTCGACAACGACCCGCACCTGCTCGCCGGACGTCCCGGATCACTGATCGTCGCCGGCATGGGGTACGCGCCCGGACGGGCGGCGGGGCGCCCCCGTTTGAGCCCGTTCGTGAGGGTATGGCGGCTTTGGGGCGCCGGCCCGGCGGGAGCCGGGGGCGGCGCCGCGACGACGGGGGCCCGCGGCACACGTGCTCGAATCCCGGGCCCGGATCCGAGACGCCGGGAGGGGTGGCGATGACCGACGACACCACCGCGGGCAGACCGGAGCGCTACGCGTTCGAATTCGACCCCCGATTCGCCCCGCTGCTGTCCGTCCTGGGCATCCGCCCGGACACCGCCGGCGTCCTGGTCGGCCCGGGCACCCTGCGGGTGCGGTTCGGGCCGTGGGTGACCGAGACCCCGCTGGCCAACGTCTCCGGCGTCGAGACGACCGGCCCCTACTCGCCGTTCCGGGCGATCGGCGTCCATGTGTCGCTCGCCGACCGTGGCCTGACCTTCGCCACCAACGCCCGCAGCGGGCTGTGCGTACGGTTCCACGAGCCGATCCGGGGCGGCGAGCCGTTCGGGCTGCTGCGCCACCCCGGTCTGACCGTGACGGTCGCCGATCCCGCGGGACTCGCCGAGAAGCTGTCCCGGCGCCTGTAGCAGCCTCCTGGAGGGAGAACCTTGATCCGCCAACTCGTACGCGGCGCGGCCGCGGGCGCGCTGTCCACCGTCACGATGAGCGCGGTGATGCTCGCCGGGCAGAAGACCGGCCTGATGCCGGGCCAGCCGCCCAAGCACATCGTGAGGGCCGCCCTACCGGGCCACCGGCATCGGCCGAAACCCGGGGAGAACGTCCTCGGCGCCGCCGCGCACCTCGGCTTCGGCGCCGCCTGCGGCGCGGCGTTCGCGCTGCTCACCCGCCGGCGCGGGCCCGGCGTCCCCCTCGGCGTGGGCTACGGCCTGCTGATCTGGCTCGGCGCCTACGAGGGCTGGGTGCCGGCCCTGAACATCCTGCCGCCCGCCTCGCGTGACCCCGCACGCGGCCGCCCGGTCGTCATGGCCGCGGCGCACGTGGTCTATGGCACCACGCTGGCGCTCGCGGTCCGTGCCATGCGCGGAACGGGCGGGCGGAACGACGTGAAGGAGGAGAGATGACGACGACGGAACGTCCCCTGGCGCTCGTGACGGGCGCCTCCAGCGGCATCGGATACGAGCTCGCCAGGCAGTTCGCCCAGCACGGCTTCGACGTGGTGGTCACGACGGAGGACGAGGAGCTCGCCACCGCCACCGAGTCGCTGAAGGAGTACGGCGGGCAGGTCACGCCGGTGCGCGCCGACCTCACCCGCTACGACGAGGTGGAGCGGCTGTGGACCTCGGCCGTCGCGGCCGGGCGCCCGCTGGACGCCGTCGCGATCAACGCGGGCGTCGGGGTGGGCGGCGCCTTCGCCCGCGAAACCTCGCTGGAGGCCGAGCTCAAGCTCATCGAGCTCAACGTCACCTCCGCCGTCCACCTGGCCAAGCGCGCCGTGGCCGCCATGACCACCCGCGGCGCGGGGAGGATCCTGTTCACGTCGTCGGTCGCCGCCCTCACACCCGGGCCGTTCGAGGCCGTGTACGCCGCGAGCAAGGCGTTCCTCCACTCGTTCGCCGAGGCCCTGCGCAACGAGCTGAAGGACTCGGGGGTCACCGTCACCTCCCTTCTGCCGGGACCGACGGACACCGAGTTCTTCAGACGGGCCGGCATGGAGGACACGCGGGTGGGCTCGGGCAAGAAGGACGACCCGGCCGAGGTCGCCCGGCAGGGCTTCGACGCGCTGATGAAGGGCGACGACAAGGTCGTCGCCGGGTCCTTCATGAACAAGGTCCAGGGC is a genomic window containing:
- a CDS encoding sensor histidine kinase, whose product is MGVVSAVLVAAALLILAGLPAQWRVPGTVSPLMPAGVTFPVVGAFLIAYRPRLTLAWLMCAGGLAAAVHDFCHIAMLASMARGDLALAEFLRFPAQAGWAVSGITLETLLPLYSPDGRLPSPRWRAVVLLGVASVGTETARQFVRPDPPLEGYPLPAVVHNPLQIPALAPYMPVIGTLAWTAIGVSLALAALSLLLRFRRADPAGRRQIGWPLFAFAGYVVFSLLGLAAPGLVWLSIVWAALVPVAIVFSVTRHRLYGIDTVVSRTFVAAGLLVVVGGVYFGVAALSSLVVSGYDQVAGLAAALLTGAFFQPLRRMLQRAVDRLLYGPVGDPRVLAERLVQEVRRGDPAQALEPVIGVLREGLAVQGVAVEVTGGEPGLRAGVAGAVSGQVGDSPREVPLVWHGERVGRLLVGPPAPRRFPAAHDERVLATLVPYAADVAHAVRLAADLQRSRERILAAREEERRRLRRDLHDGLGRTLGEMAAAVTMARASLRSSPETADRLLRELRSGMDTVTHDVRQLVYGLRPPALDDLGLAAALRALTGPDDPEGPATAVHDEGDLADLPAAVEVAVYRIAQEALTNARRHARATRVRVELRREPAALRLLVTDDGVGLPPERRTGLGLTSMRERTAELGGICVITGEPGAGTTVEVTLPLPAHGAPVDGAPVDGAPPVRRHLAGPPGQAAGMSGGAADFVVS
- a CDS encoding esterase/lipase family protein; translation: MRRIVGPLLGLLALLGFLAPAVPAQAATHNPVVFVHGYTGNSTNFAALQAYLVANGWSGSRLFGYNYNWAGSNVVSAQGLAAFVDDVKARTGASKVDIVNHSMGGLVTRWYLQKLGGAANVGHVASLAGANHGTTYAGACTIYVSCIEMLPGSAYITSLVGDETPGSARYGTWVSPCDGIIIPYTSTRLSGADNHTLACVDHLSILSNIQAMSGVRDLLDS
- a CDS encoding PP2C family protein-serine/threonine phosphatase; translated protein: MSLAEEDFEDLYEHAPCGHLSTRPDGTIIRVNRTLLELTGYDAGELTGGMRIQNLLAVGDRIFYETHFAPLLAMQSVVREIAVDVRRADGTRLPVLLNAVMRDDPRVIRFCVFAATDRREYERELLRARQRAERSEAEARELARTLQRSFIPPVLPEIPGLQVAGAFRPAGNGDLVGGDFYDMYETAGGWALALGDVCGKGVEAAVVTSLARYTLRAAPIREPSPSAVLSALNRTLLRERAGRFVTAVYGQLAPAGPHFRLTLSLAGHPPPLRARGDAVGEIGRPGNVLGLLPSVRLTDVDVDLAPGDAVLFHTDGVVEARRDGELYGEERLRRLLRDSRAMEADGIADAIVDDAVAFQSGLTRDDIALVVLKIPG
- a CDS encoding alpha/beta fold hydrolase, with product MSVMVRNNVRITGRPDGRPMVFAHGFGCDQNMWRLVAPAFEDEYRIVLFDYVGAGDSDLSAYSPERYSSLQGYAQDVLDICAELDLTGAVFVGHSVSAMIGALAAIREPARFRALVMVGPSPRYIDDESYVGGFSAADIEELLESLDSNYLGWSSAMAPVIMGNPDRPELGAELTNSFCRTDPDIAKRFATVTFMSDNRADLSRVPVRSLILQCSDDVIAPVEVGKYVHENIPGSELVLMRATGHCPNLSAPEETISAIKAFL
- a CDS encoding CBS domain-containing protein codes for the protein MTTARDIMTPRAECVNADETVLDAAQKMARLGVGSLPICGTDDRLKGVLTDRDIVVKVLAQGKDPKSCQAGELAQGEAVTIGADDDAAEILSTMASHKVRRLPVIDGHKLVGIVALADVARALPDRPVGDLVDAISTD
- a CDS encoding ThuA domain-containing protein → MTNDFTLVTGLAAAETGAAPVLDVATLSPVAGPNYNGATNTAYTPSTTTGTNGWFTNGEVTLNLSATDDEAVASFRVTVGTDAAVEVPAVRNGTRGTATYVVTGDRNSTVRYVAVDAAGNASAARTISVRIDTRPPVAAWPGVSGGKVPHSAAASSITPTRTDPTPGSGGAAVRDMWIDGKWTYPLPLDPATLSVGAHTWAVTLGDSAGNGATYTLTFQITTSVADVRALVQRYVAAGKVSASNGDRLLALLTQADAGGDAAVAALTRFGALAGQVVPEGHMRDSLVKDAAYLVEELQGVQHPDVATGVTVSAARGMERAPFRLPTESVRNEKPKFRVLAFGNKPGAFRHEHIPLTMAVLQDLVRANNFDVDVYDYLSPGVSVPNPFESINGGGFVALHGATDSMHQWDWYKGLAGGEFDNHGSNGGGIQNTCGACNIGELVTEDGTNPATRQFPEKLKIVDELYNWAFLPREKVHVLQTLNEATYVGGIGASAGRVEGADHPISWCQNYDGGRSFTQALLHNWANTLDPMFQKNMLEGVKWAAGQTEANCVSHEELRKLVAAGVADGSVGADLAARLGQALTASYDAYLVKDYAGALAQAKAFRQTVDSGHVGGRAQSTLRDRAHELVEWMKTLDDKSVRLGFVSQPKTTAVGNGEDAVFAAPAEGRNVAYQWQVKSPRSSEWADMAGETSFAIVVTATPELSGSEYRVRVTDPTGEVVSRSASLKVSGR
- a CDS encoding VOC family protein, which produces MDNVLIVVEDLDAVISFFVELGMELESRMPIEGYWVERVIGIDGVRQDVAMLRTPDGHGRVELAMFHTPKAISAKPKDAPANTLGIRRIMFAVDDIEEVVARLRAHGAELVGELARYEDIYRLCYVRGPEGIVVGLAEQLG
- a CDS encoding DUF6789 family protein, with translation MIRQLVRGAAAGALSTVTMSAVMLAGQKTGLMPGQPPKHIVRAALPGHRHRPKPGENVLGAAAHLGFGAACGAAFALLTRRRGPGVPLGVGYGLLIWLGAYEGWVPALNILPPASRDPARGRPVVMAAAHVVYGTTLALAVRAMRGTGGRNDVKEER
- a CDS encoding SDR family NAD(P)-dependent oxidoreductase, coding for MTTTERPLALVTGASSGIGYELARQFAQHGFDVVVTTEDEELATATESLKEYGGQVTPVRADLTRYDEVERLWTSAVAAGRPLDAVAINAGVGVGGAFARETSLEAELKLIELNVTSAVHLAKRAVAAMTTRGAGRILFTSSVAALTPGPFEAVYAASKAFLHSFAEALRNELKDSGVTVTSLLPGPTDTEFFRRAGMEDTRVGSGKKDDPAEVARQGFDALMKGDDKVVAGSFMNKVQGVAGRITPDTAKAAMHRRMAEPGKGDSPAGDE